A genomic segment from Blastococcus sp. PRF04-17 encodes:
- a CDS encoding DEAD/DEAH box helicase yields the protein MTGTAGEAAGHQSSAFVELHPRIQRWIWEQNWTELRDAQERAVRPILAGDRDVIISAATAAGKTEAAFLPICSSLLAAREGAADARGRREARTEQQPAVTGVQALYVSPLKALINDQYGRLDALCEHLDLPVHRWHGDVPGSRKAKVLSDPDGILLITPESLEALLVVHGPKVARILGGLRYVVIDEMHSFLGTERGMQLQSLLHRVELAVRRRVPRIGLSATLGDMDGAAAYLRPGCGPRVTVITSVEDTHELKLQVRGYEALPPQLSARQAEHVEASGRDVEAEEVTEGHQLAIADHLFRTLRGTDNLVFANSRREVEIYADLLQRRSEREHVPTEFIPHHGSLSKELREFAESRLKDRETPVSAICTSTLEMGIDIGSVTSIAQLGAPQSVASMRQRLGRSGRRGGAATMRLYVTEPQVSPQTPPSDALRTELVQSIAMVNLLLDRWNEAPNSGGLHLSTLVQQLLSLIAQHGGVTPLEAYRVLCETGPFAGVSGDTFKRLLRALADERVDLLMQASDGLLLHGQAGERLVNHYSFYAAFRTGEEYRLIASGRTLGTLPVDYPLMPGSLLIFGGRRWKVLAVDSHEKVIELIRSSGGRPPTFAGAGAAVADRIRQEMRRVYLSADMPAYLDATAVQLLTEGRNNFARYGLGADPLLTIGADTLIFPWRGDRICSTLAVALTAAGIEVAQDGVCLTMSNCRREQALSRLAELVEQGAPEPALLAARVDNKIVEKYDDQLSEELLNEGFAARSLDVEGAWEAARQLLQEARDVAVDQPDDARSTSTAAPSSVPAANVSAHDVSARSAAAEAPRLAATTSAAGARPRPHGRPELGTTPFAVVDVETTGFSPRLHDRIVEIAIVRTTPDGTIEDSWSTLLNPQRDLGPTHVHGIRGADVLDAPRFLDVAGDVADRLDGAVVVAHNARFDLGFVSSEFTRLGAAPPTWPALCTLALSYRLGAFGGGRLADCLAAESLTHPGEHTALGDATATAELLGVYLRRVGGGTLTDLGCVPDVWPEPPSWSVWPIGGPVRPRSSRSRLEASPLATLIRHLPAHNVRGAAKPADTAAYLDVLSRALEDRRLDSAEVRTLADTAQAWGLSRSDVHRAHMNYLEALALTALGDGVVTDLEAEDLAVVAAALGFGVGEIAAALHAARTRTPSRSQSDDLRGLGVCFTGALQTRIQGRPITRDQAHALARAAGLIVHERVTKALDVLVAADPQSLSGKAEKARSYGTRIMTETKFWHAIGRS from the coding sequence ATGACCGGCACAGCGGGTGAGGCCGCAGGCCATCAGTCGTCGGCCTTCGTTGAGCTGCACCCGCGCATCCAACGATGGATCTGGGAGCAGAACTGGACCGAGCTGCGCGACGCGCAGGAACGCGCCGTCCGACCGATCCTCGCCGGCGACCGGGACGTGATCATCTCCGCGGCAACGGCCGCCGGGAAGACCGAAGCGGCGTTTCTCCCGATCTGCTCGAGTCTGCTGGCCGCGCGAGAAGGCGCGGCGGACGCGCGTGGGCGGAGGGAAGCGCGCACTGAGCAGCAGCCTGCGGTCACCGGAGTGCAGGCGCTGTACGTGAGCCCGCTCAAGGCGCTCATCAACGACCAGTACGGCCGGCTCGACGCCCTGTGCGAGCACTTGGACCTGCCGGTCCATCGCTGGCACGGGGACGTTCCCGGCTCACGCAAGGCCAAGGTGCTCAGTGATCCCGACGGGATCCTGCTCATCACGCCGGAGTCCCTGGAGGCGCTCCTCGTCGTTCACGGCCCCAAAGTCGCGAGGATCCTGGGCGGACTGCGCTACGTCGTCATCGACGAGATGCACTCGTTCCTCGGAACCGAACGAGGTATGCAGCTGCAGTCGCTCCTGCACCGGGTGGAGCTGGCCGTGCGGCGGCGCGTGCCCAGGATTGGGCTGTCGGCGACGCTCGGTGACATGGACGGTGCGGCGGCGTACCTGCGCCCCGGGTGTGGGCCTCGCGTCACCGTGATCACCTCGGTGGAGGACACCCACGAACTGAAGCTGCAGGTGCGCGGCTATGAGGCCCTGCCGCCGCAGCTGTCGGCACGCCAGGCGGAGCACGTGGAGGCCAGCGGGCGCGACGTGGAAGCCGAGGAGGTGACCGAGGGGCATCAGCTGGCGATCGCCGATCATCTCTTCCGGACGCTGCGCGGGACCGACAACCTGGTCTTCGCCAACTCGCGACGCGAAGTGGAGATCTACGCGGACCTGCTGCAGCGACGATCCGAGCGTGAACACGTCCCGACCGAGTTCATCCCGCACCACGGCAGCCTGTCCAAGGAACTGCGCGAGTTCGCCGAATCCCGGCTGAAGGACCGGGAGACTCCAGTCAGTGCGATCTGCACGTCCACCCTGGAGATGGGGATCGACATCGGGTCTGTCACCTCCATCGCCCAGCTAGGCGCACCCCAGTCGGTGGCGAGCATGCGGCAGCGGCTGGGCCGCTCGGGCCGTCGCGGTGGCGCCGCGACGATGCGGCTGTACGTCACCGAGCCACAGGTAAGCCCCCAGACACCGCCGTCTGACGCGTTGCGCACCGAGCTCGTCCAGAGCATCGCCATGGTCAACCTGCTGCTCGATCGGTGGAACGAGGCGCCGAACTCGGGCGGACTCCACCTGTCCACGCTGGTGCAGCAGCTGCTGTCGTTGATCGCTCAGCACGGTGGGGTCACACCGCTCGAGGCATACCGGGTGCTGTGCGAAACCGGCCCCTTCGCCGGCGTCTCCGGGGACACATTCAAGCGACTGCTGCGTGCACTCGCCGATGAGCGAGTTGACCTGCTCATGCAGGCTTCTGACGGGCTGCTGCTGCACGGGCAAGCCGGCGAGCGCCTGGTCAATCACTACTCGTTCTACGCGGCCTTTCGCACCGGCGAGGAGTACCGCCTCATCGCCAGCGGTCGCACGCTCGGGACCTTGCCGGTCGACTATCCGCTGATGCCCGGGTCCCTGCTCATCTTCGGCGGACGACGCTGGAAGGTGCTGGCGGTCGACTCGCACGAGAAGGTCATCGAACTGATCCGGTCGTCTGGAGGACGGCCACCGACGTTCGCCGGCGCCGGCGCCGCGGTCGCTGACCGGATCCGCCAGGAGATGCGGCGTGTGTACCTGAGTGCCGACATGCCGGCCTACCTGGACGCGACGGCGGTCCAGTTGCTCACCGAGGGCCGCAACAACTTCGCCCGATACGGGCTCGGGGCCGACCCGTTGCTGACCATCGGCGCGGACACGTTGATCTTCCCGTGGCGCGGAGACCGCATCTGCTCGACGCTCGCGGTGGCCCTGACCGCTGCCGGCATCGAGGTGGCCCAAGACGGCGTCTGCCTAACCATGAGCAACTGCAGGCGAGAGCAGGCCTTGAGCCGCCTCGCCGAGCTGGTCGAGCAGGGCGCCCCCGAGCCAGCCTTGCTGGCTGCCAGGGTCGACAACAAGATCGTCGAGAAGTACGACGACCAGCTCAGTGAGGAGCTGCTCAACGAGGGCTTCGCCGCACGCAGCCTCGATGTCGAAGGCGCCTGGGAGGCCGCACGCCAGCTACTGCAAGAGGCTCGAGACGTCGCCGTCGATCAGCCAGACGACGCACGCAGCACCTCAACAGCGGCGCCATCGTCGGTGCCCGCCGCCAACGTGTCGGCGCACGACGTGTCCGCCCGATCCGCCGCGGCGGAGGCGCCCCGCCTGGCCGCGACGACGTCGGCCGCTGGAGCCCGTCCGCGACCGCACGGCCGCCCGGAGCTCGGCACCACCCCCTTCGCCGTGGTGGACGTGGAGACGACGGGCTTCTCCCCGCGGCTCCATGACCGGATCGTGGAGATCGCGATCGTTCGAACCACACCGGACGGCACCATCGAGGACTCCTGGTCGACGCTGCTGAATCCGCAGCGCGACCTCGGCCCTACCCACGTGCACGGAATCCGCGGGGCCGATGTTCTCGACGCGCCCAGGTTCTTGGATGTGGCAGGGGATGTCGCCGACAGGCTCGACGGGGCCGTCGTGGTCGCCCACAACGCCCGCTTCGATCTCGGGTTCGTGTCATCGGAGTTCACGCGTCTGGGGGCGGCGCCCCCCACCTGGCCGGCGCTGTGCACCCTCGCGCTGTCGTATCGGTTGGGAGCGTTCGGTGGTGGCCGGCTGGCCGACTGCCTGGCGGCAGAGTCGCTCACCCACCCGGGCGAGCACACGGCCTTGGGGGATGCGACCGCGACAGCCGAGCTGCTGGGCGTCTACCTGCGGCGCGTCGGCGGGGGCACACTGACCGACCTCGGCTGTGTGCCCGACGTGTGGCCCGAGCCGCCGAGCTGGTCCGTCTGGCCGATCGGCGGCCCGGTGCGACCTCGCTCGTCGCGATCCCGGCTGGAGGCCTCACCACTGGCCACGCTGATCCGGCACCTTCCTGCGCACAACGTAAGAGGCGCGGCGAAGCCAGCCGATACCGCGGCCTACCTCGATGTGCTGTCCCGCGCGCTGGAGGACCGGCGCTTGGACTCGGCGGAGGTGCGCACCCTCGCCGACACAGCCCAGGCATGGGGGCTCTCGCGCTCGGACGTGCACCGTGCCCACATGAACTACCTGGAGGCGCTGGCCCTGACGGCGCTCGGAGACGGTGTGGTCACCGACCTGGAGGCCGAGGACCTCGCGGTCGTAGCGGCTGCACTCGGATTCGGAGTCGGCGAGATCGCTGCCGCCCTGCATGCGGCACGGACCCGAACCCCGAGCCGCAGTCAGAGCGACGATCTCCGCGGGCTCGGCGTGTGCTTCACCGGCGCCCTCCAAACGCGCATCCAAGGACGGCCCATCACCCGCGACCAGGCACACGCCCTCGCGCGAGCAGCAGGTCTCATCGTTCACGAACGCGTCACGAAAGCGCTCGACGTGCTCGTCGCCGCCGACCCTCAATCACTGTCAGGAAAAGCGGAGAAAGCGCGATCGTATGGAACTCGGATCATGACCGAGACGAAGTTCTGGCACGCGATCGGCCGATCGTGA
- a CDS encoding type IV toxin-antitoxin system AbiEi family antitoxin domain-containing protein — protein MATTTMRKTATRRTRDQRACLQRLPATFTYTEARKLGLSEHSLYRLRDSHLIEPLGRGLYERTDLAGSEPDGADHDLQAIAARAPKATLCLRSALARHELIDDIPANIDIALPRGTRAPALDAPISWHRFDPATFDLGRDILDLGAGRSIGLYSPERCIADAFRLAGSEGPELGNEALRRWLRRRGSSPAQLLKLAAQLPRAESSLRRSLQILL, from the coding sequence GTGGCCACCACGACGATGCGGAAGACGGCGACTCGCCGGACGAGGGACCAGCGTGCGTGCCTGCAGCGGCTTCCGGCGACGTTCACCTACACCGAGGCCCGCAAGCTAGGCCTGTCCGAGCACAGCCTGTACCGGCTGCGGGACAGTCACCTAATCGAGCCGCTGGGCCGCGGCCTGTACGAGCGGACCGACCTCGCCGGCAGCGAGCCAGACGGCGCAGACCACGACTTGCAGGCCATCGCCGCCCGCGCACCGAAAGCGACGCTGTGCCTGCGCTCGGCGTTGGCCCGGCATGAGCTTATCGACGACATCCCGGCCAACATCGACATCGCCCTGCCGCGCGGCACCCGCGCCCCGGCGCTGGACGCGCCAATCAGCTGGCACCGCTTCGACCCGGCGACCTTCGATCTCGGTCGGGACATCCTCGACCTGGGTGCAGGACGCAGCATTGGGCTCTACAGCCCGGAGCGGTGCATCGCTGACGCGTTCCGGCTGGCCGGCAGTGAAGGACCGGAGTTGGGCAACGAGGCGCTGCGCCGTTGGCTGCGCCGCCGCGGCTCATCCCCGGCCCAGCTACTGAAGCTGGCTGCGCAGCTTCCCCGCGCGGAGTCCTCGCTGCGTCGGTCGCTGCAGATCCTGCTTTGA
- a CDS encoding DNA adenine methylase — MTAATAAQGPADVEVRDPVANAETSKARLPAPAAETSLTAVPASGSLATRYTSELARGIHADPAAITHGVATARYQTPLRYPGSKTGLAPVIGQLLSDASRNRSVRGVELLVEPFAGGASTSLRLVGDGTVRRVLLADADPLVAAFWQVAASETDALIARMRAEHEQYIAPGAAGAVQRWDYWRAWSPPSGARPSTARFETAVKCLFLNRTTFSGILHGRAGPIGGRTQTSDYSIGCRFNPDALADRVAYVGHLYDTGRLIDVWCMDWRDTLDNTASVYKTLVPDQVVAYLDPPYLRKSAKLYNTSFDQEVRAPRTVPAPAGWPNTLAHEQLARHLTGKMRYRWILSYDYHPELLGSCLLYGRDRMNPADDARAEGVRQWRISKRIVRLTYTAAARSSRAAADELLLTTLPPSTVPTNDLIRAITASP; from the coding sequence ATGACCGCGGCGACCGCGGCCCAGGGCCCCGCCGACGTCGAGGTGCGTGATCCGGTCGCGAACGCCGAGACGTCGAAGGCGCGCCTGCCCGCGCCCGCAGCTGAGACATCGCTCACAGCTGTTCCTGCGAGCGGCAGCCTGGCCACTCGCTACACGAGCGAGCTCGCCCGCGGTATCCACGCCGACCCCGCCGCCATCACACATGGCGTGGCCACCGCCCGTTACCAAACCCCGCTGCGGTATCCGGGTTCGAAAACCGGGCTCGCGCCAGTCATCGGACAGCTGCTGAGCGACGCCTCCCGGAATCGGTCGGTCCGCGGCGTCGAGCTGCTCGTCGAACCGTTCGCCGGCGGCGCCTCCACCTCCCTGCGCCTCGTGGGCGACGGCACCGTCCGGCGTGTCCTGCTTGCCGACGCCGATCCACTCGTCGCCGCATTCTGGCAGGTCGCCGCCTCCGAAACCGACGCCCTCATCGCACGCATGCGCGCCGAGCACGAGCAATACATTGCCCCGGGCGCGGCGGGCGCTGTGCAACGCTGGGACTACTGGCGCGCCTGGTCTCCCCCTAGCGGAGCGCGCCCGTCGACCGCCCGTTTCGAGACCGCCGTCAAATGCCTCTTCCTCAACCGCACGACGTTCTCCGGCATCCTCCACGGCCGTGCCGGGCCGATCGGTGGCCGCACCCAGACCTCGGACTACAGCATCGGCTGCCGATTCAACCCCGACGCTCTGGCCGATCGCGTCGCGTATGTCGGCCATCTGTACGACACCGGTCGACTCATCGACGTCTGGTGCATGGATTGGCGCGACACCCTGGACAACACCGCCTCGGTGTACAAGACACTCGTCCCAGACCAGGTGGTCGCCTATCTCGACCCGCCATACCTGCGCAAGTCCGCAAAGTTGTACAACACCTCATTCGACCAGGAGGTGCGGGCGCCACGCACCGTCCCTGCTCCGGCAGGATGGCCCAACACCCTCGCCCACGAACAGCTGGCTCGCCATCTCACCGGCAAGATGCGATACCGCTGGATATTGTCGTACGACTACCACCCGGAGCTGCTCGGATCCTGCCTGCTCTATGGGCGCGACCGCATGAACCCGGCGGACGACGCCCGGGCCGAAGGCGTCAGGCAATGGCGGATCTCCAAACGCATCGTTCGTCTCACCTACACCGCAGCAGCCCGCAGCAGCCGCGCCGCAGCAGACGAGCTGTTGCTCACCACCCTCCCGCCGAGCACAGTGCCCACCAACGATCTGATTCGCGCAATCACCGCCTCACCCTGA
- a CDS encoding nucleotidyl transferase AbiEii/AbiGii toxin family protein yields MRASRDTAAGRAYLDLQAKAKMEGQPTAALLTLYALEGFLARLAASGHSDKLVLKGGVLLAAFLVRRPTRDVDLQAQAVPNDTDSVLDLVRGIAAGTPVGGDDGLVFDAEDAKAEVIRDEDAYSGVRVSLKATLHTARITFHVDVNVGDPIWPAPEQVALPRLLGGSVALRGYPMPMVHAEKLVTAIARGTANTRWRDFGDVYVLSGTHAVTAVDLHAAMTTVAAHRQVQLQPLKDVLEGYELIAQTKYAAWRRKHSRDELPEQFADLLDAVIAFADPVLTDGATGGTWQPARRGWQ; encoded by the coding sequence TTGAGAGCCTCACGGGACACCGCGGCCGGGCGCGCCTATCTCGACCTCCAGGCCAAGGCCAAGATGGAGGGGCAACCGACCGCGGCGCTGCTGACGCTGTACGCGCTCGAGGGGTTCCTGGCGCGACTGGCCGCTTCTGGGCACAGCGACAAGCTGGTCCTCAAGGGTGGCGTGCTACTGGCCGCGTTCCTCGTCCGGCGGCCGACCCGCGACGTCGACTTGCAGGCCCAAGCTGTACCTAACGACACCGACTCTGTCCTCGACCTCGTCCGCGGTATCGCCGCCGGCACGCCGGTCGGCGGCGACGACGGTCTGGTGTTCGACGCCGAGGACGCCAAGGCCGAGGTGATCCGGGACGAGGACGCCTACTCCGGCGTCCGGGTCAGCCTCAAGGCCACGCTTCATACCGCGCGGATCACCTTCCACGTCGACGTCAACGTCGGTGACCCCATCTGGCCGGCACCCGAGCAAGTGGCGCTGCCTCGCCTGCTGGGTGGCAGCGTCGCGCTGCGCGGCTACCCGATGCCGATGGTCCACGCAGAGAAGCTCGTCACCGCCATCGCCCGCGGCACCGCCAACACCCGCTGGCGGGACTTCGGTGATGTGTACGTCCTATCCGGCACCCATGCGGTGACCGCGGTCGACCTGCATGCGGCGATGACCACCGTGGCCGCGCACCGACAGGTGCAGCTGCAGCCGCTGAAGGATGTACTGGAAGGCTACGAACTTATCGCGCAGACCAAGTACGCCGCGTGGCGGCGTAAGCACAGCCGAGACGAGCTGCCAGAGCAGTTTGCAGACCTGCTCGACGCGGTGATCGCTTTCGCCGACCCCGTCCTCACCGACGGTGCTACCGGTGGGACCTGGCAGCCGGCTCGCCGCGGCTGGCAGTAG
- a CDS encoding TerB N-terminal domain-containing protein produces the protein MGLRDWFKRSAPSAAPAAPPVSNLGSSAPPSSVAVAPRSPSPPPPAADGRAGRDGWVPPGAAVTVGSLTLPGGMLYVGRQLPAAVGHGPDPALIDPRLPLDFRRPDWAAGSVGYWPSYSDITPGARAAYLTWLADGRRAPNAPISWPFLFFYGLERRVLVDAAKGQDISEELPAIAAEVRRLLDLYGDNGSFRGYATRFLQLLDFYATSTGDVSVPARTGNAWDVPMALRVGLGELAVDGTPLSAD, from the coding sequence GTGGGTCTACGGGATTGGTTCAAGCGAAGCGCGCCCTCCGCAGCTCCGGCGGCGCCTCCGGTCTCGAATCTCGGGTCGTCGGCACCGCCTTCTTCGGTGGCTGTGGCGCCACGGTCACCCAGCCCGCCGCCTCCGGCAGCGGACGGCAGGGCTGGCAGGGACGGGTGGGTCCCGCCGGGGGCTGCGGTGACGGTGGGCTCGCTGACCCTGCCTGGCGGGATGCTGTACGTCGGTCGACAGCTGCCGGCCGCCGTCGGCCACGGCCCGGACCCGGCGCTCATCGACCCGCGGCTCCCACTGGACTTCCGCCGGCCCGACTGGGCGGCTGGCAGCGTCGGGTACTGGCCCTCCTACAGCGACATCACCCCCGGCGCGCGCGCCGCGTACCTGACGTGGCTGGCCGACGGCCGACGCGCACCGAACGCGCCGATCAGCTGGCCGTTCCTCTTCTTCTACGGCCTGGAACGTCGGGTGCTCGTCGACGCCGCCAAGGGCCAGGACATCAGCGAAGAGCTGCCGGCTATCGCCGCCGAGGTTCGGCGACTGCTCGACCTCTACGGTGACAACGGGTCCTTTCGCGGCTATGCGACACGGTTCCTGCAGCTGCTGGACTTCTACGCGACGAGCACCGGCGATGTCTCCGTGCCCGCGCGCACCGGCAATGCCTGGGACGTCCCGATGGCCCTGCGGGTCGGTCTGGGAGAGCTCGCGGTCGACGGGACACCGCTCTCCGCCGACTAG
- a CDS encoding M48 family metalloprotease: protein MLLSTVLVALSLGWLVRWTLIALIAWLLGAPLLLRHRRVERFVVRAIFHFRTPTGRDAEWLKWLRARCDRAGCELVGVPVARDFDWYVIENSQPNAFAAGRRSIAITTGLLRRMHAGHLTQDELLAVALHEIGHHAAGDVRHGLVVWWLTWPWRTVRLVAVRLGHGFPLFGVGVLLTPVVVAVAIWRVAIEGHSTGAHAWGTVAVLGAVLLAAYVQPVVEAAASRGSERAADVFVVRLGLGSALVAARQQLDRLDPDRATA from the coding sequence GTGCTGCTCAGCACCGTGTTGGTGGCGTTGTCGCTCGGCTGGCTAGTCCGGTGGACGCTGATCGCGCTGATCGCTTGGCTCCTGGGCGCGCCGCTGCTGCTGCGGCATCGTCGCGTGGAGCGCTTCGTGGTCCGCGCCATCTTCCATTTCCGTACGCCGACCGGCCGGGACGCCGAATGGCTGAAGTGGCTGCGCGCACGATGCGACCGCGCGGGGTGCGAACTCGTCGGCGTTCCCGTGGCGCGAGACTTCGACTGGTACGTCATCGAGAACTCCCAGCCGAACGCCTTTGCCGCCGGACGTCGCTCCATCGCGATCACCACCGGCCTGCTGCGACGGATGCACGCCGGTCACCTGACCCAGGACGAGCTGCTCGCGGTGGCGCTACACGAGATCGGTCACCATGCTGCTGGCGACGTCCGGCACGGGCTCGTGGTGTGGTGGCTGACCTGGCCCTGGCGAACCGTCCGCCTGGTCGCCGTCCGACTCGGCCACGGGTTCCCGCTCTTCGGCGTCGGTGTGCTCCTCACACCGGTCGTCGTCGCTGTGGCCATCTGGCGGGTCGCCATCGAAGGGCACAGCACTGGCGCGCATGCCTGGGGGACGGTCGCCGTGCTGGGCGCTGTCCTGCTCGCCGCCTACGTTCAACCGGTCGTAGAGGCCGCGGCCAGTCGTGGCAGCGAACGGGCAGCCGACGTCTTCGTGGTGAGACTGGGACTGGGTTCGGCCTTGGTGGCTGCACGGCAGCAGCTGGACCGACTCGACCCAGATCGAGCGACAGCCTGA
- a CDS encoding tellurite resistance TerB C-terminal domain-containing protein gives MEECTASLDAYSRYLGRNPDAPGTLPAAALLPPELADNAGGDDLARLNSFVNAALDGQPSAVVDAGELLAFWPLATPGKVAKAEAVTLAQLLSARGIGLEPDVRHGGPVPDPAGVVVLFRAEPGQPASPSPEYQAAALLMHLASVVSAADGHASDAEISHLVAHLEAAMGFGAAERARLEAHLRWLLATPVKLIGLTKRLAALDQGQRENIGDFLTTVAATDGHVSPEEIKILTKIFKLLGLDPASVYSRVHAATTGGVRIAAAGPVTVRASSPGAPAYAIPPAPAARPDPGASRDPAAPVQLDAATVAAKLAETSAVTALLGSIFTDEEPTPPSLPAATGPSIAGLDAAHSTLLTVLAVRGSWSRAELEAECAGLGLLTDGAVDTLNEAAYERVGDPLLDGDDPITIDPGVAQEMQA, from the coding sequence GTGGAGGAGTGCACCGCGAGCCTGGATGCCTACAGCCGCTACCTGGGACGCAATCCTGACGCGCCGGGGACGCTGCCGGCGGCCGCGCTGCTGCCGCCAGAACTCGCGGACAACGCGGGCGGCGACGACCTGGCCCGCCTGAACTCGTTCGTCAACGCGGCTCTCGACGGGCAGCCCAGCGCGGTTGTTGACGCGGGCGAGCTGCTCGCGTTCTGGCCCCTGGCGACACCGGGCAAGGTCGCGAAAGCCGAGGCCGTCACGCTGGCACAGCTGCTGAGTGCCCGCGGCATCGGCTTGGAACCCGACGTCCGCCACGGCGGGCCGGTGCCCGACCCTGCCGGCGTTGTGGTGCTGTTCCGCGCCGAACCTGGCCAGCCCGCCTCTCCCAGTCCTGAGTACCAGGCCGCGGCGCTGCTGATGCACCTCGCGTCCGTAGTCAGCGCCGCAGACGGGCACGCCTCCGATGCGGAGATCTCCCATCTGGTGGCGCACCTCGAGGCCGCCATGGGATTCGGGGCAGCCGAACGCGCCCGGCTGGAAGCTCACCTGCGCTGGCTGCTGGCAACTCCGGTGAAGCTGATCGGGCTCACCAAGCGGCTCGCCGCACTGGATCAAGGGCAGCGCGAGAACATCGGGGACTTTCTCACCACGGTCGCGGCCACGGACGGGCACGTGAGCCCGGAGGAGATCAAGATTCTCACGAAGATCTTCAAGCTGCTCGGCTTGGATCCTGCGTCGGTCTACAGCCGCGTCCACGCGGCGACGACCGGCGGCGTCAGGATCGCCGCGGCCGGGCCCGTGACCGTCAGGGCCTCCTCGCCAGGCGCGCCTGCCTACGCCATCCCACCGGCTCCGGCTGCCCGACCCGACCCCGGCGCATCCCGCGATCCGGCCGCGCCCGTGCAGCTGGACGCGGCCACGGTCGCAGCCAAGCTCGCCGAGACCTCCGCGGTCACCGCGCTGCTCGGTTCCATCTTCACGGACGAGGAACCGACACCACCGTCGCTGCCCGCCGCGACGGGGCCCTCCATCGCTGGACTCGACGCTGCCCACTCGACGCTGCTGACGGTGCTCGCCGTCCGCGGCAGCTGGAGCCGGGCCGAGCTCGAAGCCGAGTGCGCCGGCCTGGGCCTGCTGACCGACGGCGCCGTCGACACCCTGAACGAAGCCGCCTACGAGCGGGTCGGTGACCCGCTCCTCGACGGCGATGACCCCATCACGATCGACCCCGGCGTAGCCCAGGAGATGCAGGCATGA
- a CDS encoding ATP-binding protein — translation MTSSTPATSVGTTIRPRERDAILQALRAGVVPRVGQQHVQVGRAEEVKALLSDVDRIADGGSAFRLAIGEYGSGKTFFLNLVRSIAMERKLVTVHADLSPDRRLHATGGQARSLYAELMRNIATRAKPDGGAMGSIVERFITAALTEARETGTTPDAVIRTRLASLSELTGGYDFAEVIGAYWRGHDTGNEQLKSDAVRWLRGEFSTRTDARAALGVRTIVDDANFYDQLKLLARFVVMAGFGGLLVCLDEMVNLYKLANTQARNANYEQILRILNDSLQGTAAHLGFILGGTPDFLLDARRGLYSYAALQSRLAENTYATGGLVDYSGPVLRLANLTPEDFYLLLTRLRHVFAGGDANAYLVPDDALTAFMTHCSSRIGDAYFRTPRTTIKEFVNLLAVLEQNPGTDWAPLVGAVNLVAESNPDLAPLAEEDGFARPHATDAAVDQTEAGVASRSVSASSPEDDDLATFRL, via the coding sequence ATGACCAGCTCGACCCCCGCCACTTCCGTGGGCACGACGATCCGGCCGCGGGAGCGTGACGCGATCCTGCAGGCGCTGCGGGCCGGCGTCGTCCCACGTGTCGGTCAGCAGCACGTGCAGGTCGGCCGGGCCGAGGAGGTCAAGGCCCTGCTGAGCGACGTCGACCGGATCGCCGACGGCGGCTCCGCCTTCCGCCTGGCCATCGGCGAGTACGGCTCCGGCAAGACGTTCTTCCTGAACCTGGTCCGGTCGATTGCCATGGAACGCAAGCTCGTCACGGTGCACGCCGACCTGTCGCCTGACCGACGGCTGCACGCCACCGGCGGCCAGGCCCGCTCTCTGTACGCGGAACTGATGCGCAACATCGCGACCCGCGCGAAGCCCGACGGTGGGGCCATGGGGAGCATCGTCGAGCGGTTCATCACCGCCGCGCTCACCGAGGCGCGGGAGACCGGGACGACGCCGGACGCCGTCATCCGCACCCGGCTGGCATCGCTGTCGGAGTTGACGGGCGGGTACGACTTCGCCGAGGTCATCGGCGCGTACTGGCGCGGGCACGACACTGGGAACGAGCAGCTCAAGAGCGACGCGGTGCGCTGGCTGCGCGGCGAGTTCAGCACCCGGACCGACGCCCGGGCGGCGCTCGGCGTGCGCACCATCGTCGATGACGCCAACTTCTACGACCAGCTCAAGCTCTTGGCCAGGTTTGTCGTCATGGCCGGTTTCGGCGGTCTGCTGGTGTGCCTCGACGAGATGGTCAACCTGTACAAGCTGGCGAACACGCAGGCGCGCAACGCCAACTACGAGCAGATCCTGCGCATCCTGAACGACAGCCTGCAGGGAACCGCCGCCCACCTTGGGTTCATCCTGGGCGGCACCCCGGACTTCTTGCTCGATGCCCGGCGTGGCCTGTACTCGTACGCGGCGCTGCAGTCACGCCTGGCCGAGAACACGTACGCCACAGGTGGCCTCGTCGACTACTCCGGCCCCGTGCTGCGCCTGGCGAACCTGACGCCCGAGGACTTCTACCTGCTCCTGACCCGCCTGCGGCACGTGTTCGCCGGCGGCGACGCGAACGCCTATCTGGTTCCCGACGACGCCCTGACGGCCTTCATGACCCACTGCTCCAGCCGCATCGGCGACGCGTACTTCCGGACACCGCGAACCACCATCAAGGAGTTCGTGAACCTGCTCGCCGTGCTCGAGCAGAACCCGGGGACCGACTGGGCGCCGCTGGTCGGCGCGGTGAACCTTGTGGCCGAATCCAATCCCGATCTTGCGCCGCTGGCCGAGGAGGACGGCTTCGCACGCCCGCACGCCACTGACGCCGCGGTCGACCAGACCGAGGCGGGGGTGGCGTCGAGATCAGTGTCCGCGTCGTCACCGGAGGACGACGACCTCGCGACGTTCAGGCTGTGA